One genomic segment of Candidatus Poseidoniia archaeon includes these proteins:
- the aspS gene encoding aspartate--tRNA(Asn) ligase — translation MLQTRRCGELSEADDGSEQTLCGWLQETRNLGGIAFLQLRDSTGITQLTLPKKKVGEDNFKVWTAIARESTLRVTGTVKANQEAPNGLELVPTELEVLNAAATPLPLGVVDRIESEIETRLNARYLDLRRPEVAAFFRIRAAILGAVHDHLRREGFLEVQTPKIIASATEGGTALFPVQYFDRKAYLAQSPQLYKQVLMSGGLDRVYEIGPAFRAEEHNTPRHLNEFISIDIEMSWADDDDVMGVMERLVASCAEAVAQEAEALAALEMAPLAVELPLPRITYDEAIDIASVKADIAWGDDLSMEATRVIAEQYGGFYFITKWPLALKPFYIQSEGEKHSKGFDFMFREVEMTSGGQRVHDVAQLEQRLREQGLDPAEFGHYLEPFRYGMPPHGGWGLGLDRLAMVFSGAQNVRECVLFPRDRNRLTP, via the coding sequence ATGTTACAGACACGACGTTGTGGTGAATTGTCCGAAGCGGACGACGGCAGCGAGCAGACGCTCTGCGGCTGGCTACAGGAGACGCGCAACCTGGGCGGCATCGCCTTCCTGCAGTTGCGTGACTCCACAGGTATAACACAGTTGACATTACCGAAGAAGAAAGTGGGCGAGGACAATTTCAAGGTGTGGACTGCCATCGCGCGTGAATCAACACTGCGCGTTACTGGCACAGTAAAGGCTAATCAGGAAGCCCCGAACGGCCTCGAACTGGTGCCCACAGAACTGGAGGTGCTCAACGCTGCCGCGACCCCACTACCTCTCGGCGTAGTGGACCGCATCGAGAGTGAAATTGAGACGCGGCTCAACGCACGCTACCTGGATCTGCGGCGGCCTGAAGTCGCGGCATTCTTCCGCATCCGCGCCGCCATCTTGGGCGCTGTGCACGACCACCTGCGGCGCGAAGGCTTCCTGGAGGTGCAGACGCCAAAGATTATCGCCTCGGCCACTGAGGGCGGCACCGCGCTCTTCCCGGTGCAGTATTTCGACCGCAAAGCGTACTTGGCGCAATCGCCGCAGCTCTACAAGCAAGTGTTGATGTCGGGCGGGCTCGACCGGGTTTACGAGATCGGTCCCGCGTTCCGCGCCGAGGAGCACAACACTCCGCGCCACCTGAACGAGTTTATCTCGATTGATATCGAAATGTCGTGGGCCGACGACGATGACGTGATGGGAGTTATGGAACGGCTGGTCGCCAGCTGTGCTGAAGCGGTGGCGCAGGAAGCAGAGGCGCTCGCCGCGCTGGAAATGGCTCCGCTCGCGGTCGAACTTCCGCTCCCGCGCATCACTTACGACGAGGCGATAGATATCGCGAGCGTGAAGGCCGATATCGCCTGGGGTGATGACCTTTCGATGGAAGCGACGCGCGTCATCGCCGAGCAATATGGCGGTTTCTACTTCATCACCAAGTGGCCGCTCGCGCTAAAGCCGTTCTACATCCAGTCTGAAGGCGAGAAGCACAGCAAGGGGTTCGATTTCATGTTCCGCGAGGTCGAGATGACCTCCGGCGGCCAACGCGTCCACGACGTCGCGCAGCTCGAGCAGCGCCTGCGCGAGCAGGGGCTCGACCCCGCCGAGTTTGGGCATTACCTCGAGCCGTTCCGCTACGGGATGCCGCCGCACGGCGGCTGGGGGCTGGGCCTCGACCGTCTGGCGATGGTCTTCAGCGGCGCGCAGAACGTGCGCGAGTGCGTGCTCTTCCCGCGGGACCGGAACCGGCTGACGCCCTAG
- a CDS encoding amino acid ABC transporter permease: MNWAWTSKMFADLRNFNENITGKPADWVTPEWKSGASRSSLALAIILGVFTFVDVLGETGSSGAGFARIILYTVLVALAALFATWVISTVLLQATFKKNPTTAILSIISSLLILSIVKKFGGFILIEANWDVVWANRVNLAIGPFFTSGVTQPHIANETWRLWPTIYLVAILIGATYGTIKERAGKFLIPFSLFSLICLFAIWNPNHINYNPGATLLLFGGALACAYISFGAVYYYSLTAEEYLVNRINSWVAIASVLTFVLTMVLLDPPDRLVEAGLIDFNLFGHHFVAEEGVAPLEWGGLFINLIFSVAACVIGSGIAVLLAFGRRSELPFFKWPSVGIIEIVRSGPLVAWLFIAFFLVPDIIRPIYEADSVMRTIIIISLFGGCYMAEVLRGGLQAVPHGQIEAAIALGLSPMQTKLYVELPSAIRTTLPAIVSIFIGLWKDTTLVYLVGVLDFFNVAKVLASTDKEFLGDYREPLFFAGFIFWVFAFYMSRISRRIEAKLGLVKEGGGEAT; encoded by the coding sequence ATGAACTGGGCATGGACAAGCAAAATGTTTGCAGACCTTCGTAATTTTAATGAGAATATCACTGGAAAACCAGCAGACTGGGTGACACCCGAATGGAAGTCAGGAGCATCCCGCAGTTCACTAGCACTTGCAATTATCCTTGGAGTTTTTACTTTTGTGGATGTACTCGGTGAAACTGGAAGCTCAGGTGCAGGTTTTGCACGAATTATACTCTATACTGTCCTCGTAGCACTAGCTGCCCTATTCGCAACCTGGGTCATTTCGACCGTACTCCTGCAGGCGACCTTCAAGAAAAATCCTACGACCGCAATCCTGAGCATTATTTCATCACTATTGATTCTAAGTATCGTAAAAAAATTCGGAGGTTTCATACTTATTGAGGCTAACTGGGACGTCGTATGGGCCAACCGTGTCAACCTTGCCATCGGCCCCTTCTTCACCAGTGGCGTTACGCAACCACACATAGCCAACGAGACCTGGAGGTTGTGGCCCACTATCTATCTGGTTGCAATCCTGATTGGGGCCACTTACGGAACAATCAAGGAAAGAGCCGGCAAGTTCCTGATACCATTCAGCCTGTTTTCCCTGATTTGCCTGTTTGCTATCTGGAACCCGAACCACATCAATTACAACCCCGGAGCCACGCTGTTGCTATTCGGCGGAGCACTTGCCTGTGCCTACATATCGTTCGGAGCGGTTTACTATTACAGCCTAACTGCTGAGGAATACCTTGTCAACCGGATTAATTCCTGGGTGGCTATTGCCTCCGTGCTGACGTTTGTCCTCACTATGGTCCTGCTTGACCCACCGGACCGGCTAGTCGAGGCAGGATTGATTGATTTCAACCTTTTTGGCCACCATTTTGTGGCGGAAGAAGGAGTTGCCCCCCTCGAATGGGGTGGGCTGTTTATCAACCTGATATTCTCTGTCGCAGCTTGCGTAATCGGTTCCGGGATTGCGGTCTTGCTCGCCTTTGGGAGGCGAAGTGAGCTCCCATTCTTCAAATGGCCTTCCGTGGGAATTATCGAGATCGTAAGGTCTGGTCCACTAGTGGCGTGGCTGTTCATCGCTTTCTTCCTGGTTCCAGATATAATTCGCCCAATTTATGAGGCCGATTCGGTTATGCGAACTATCATAATTATCTCGCTGTTTGGTGGATGCTATATGGCCGAAGTACTGCGTGGTGGGCTTCAGGCAGTCCCACACGGCCAGATAGAGGCAGCCATTGCACTGGGCTTGAGCCCGATGCAAACAAAACTGTATGTCGAACTACCCAGCGCAATACGGACAACCCTACCTGCCATCGTCAGTATTTTTATCGGCCTCTGGAAGGATACTACACTAGTATACCTCGTGGGCGTCCTCGACTTTTTCAATGTGGCCAAGGTCCTTGCCAGTACCGACAAGGAATTCCTGGGCGATTACAGGGAGCCGCTGTTCTTTGCTGGCTTTATTTTCTGGGTCTTTGCATTCTACATGTCCCGGATTTCGCGTCGTATCGAGGCGAAACTCGGACTTGTCAAGGAAGGCGGAGGTGAGGCTACATGA
- a CDS encoding amino acid ABC transporter ATP-binding protein encodes MSEQNKEKIIRTEGVKVNFGDFWALKGITMEIGRGEIVVIMGPSGSGKSTFIRTLNRLQPHSAGTVTVDGITIDDETSVADLKYIRSEIGFVFQQFNLFPHLTIMENITMAPMKVKAESKQEAEAGALKLLERVGIPEQAHKYPSALSGGQQQRVAIARALAMDPKIMLFDEPTSALDPEMIKEVLDVMIDLAKRDITMIVVTHEMGFAKEVADRAILFDEGELVEAATPEKFFNNPQHKRTKLFLEQIL; translated from the coding sequence ATGAGTGAACAAAACAAGGAAAAAATCATCAGGACTGAGGGCGTGAAAGTCAACTTCGGAGATTTCTGGGCCCTCAAAGGAATTACGATGGAAATAGGAAGGGGTGAAATCGTGGTTATCATGGGGCCTTCCGGCTCCGGAAAATCCACATTTATCCGCACACTGAACCGGCTGCAGCCGCACAGCGCCGGAACAGTTACGGTCGATGGCATCACAATCGATGACGAGACCAGCGTGGCTGACCTGAAATATATCCGTTCAGAAATAGGGTTCGTCTTCCAGCAGTTCAATCTGTTCCCGCACCTGACTATCATGGAAAACATCACCATGGCCCCGATGAAAGTCAAGGCAGAATCAAAGCAGGAAGCCGAAGCAGGCGCCCTGAAGCTGCTCGAACGGGTCGGTATCCCTGAGCAGGCGCACAAGTATCCTTCGGCGCTTTCGGGCGGTCAACAGCAGCGTGTCGCGATTGCGCGCGCGCTGGCGATGGACCCGAAGATCATGCTGTTCGACGAGCCCACATCTGCGCTCGACCCCGAAATGATCAAGGAAGTGCTGGACGTGATGATTGACCTCGCGAAGCGCGACATAACCATGATTGTCGTGACCCATGAAATGGGCTTCGCCAAGGAAGTGGCCGACCGGGCCATCCTGTTCGACGAGGGAGAACTGGTCGAGGCTGCGACTCCGGAGAAGTTTTTCAACAATCCGCAGCACAAACGCACCAAGCTGTTCCTCGAACAGATTCTCTGA
- the prf1 gene encoding peptide chain release factor aRF-1 yields the protein MAGDSLARYEFSQQLERLGQFSGRATELISLYIPPERKIHEVMAYLRNEASQSANIKSKSTRKNVSAAIESIMSRLKAFKTPPENGMIFFVGHISKGANQTEMTQEVVIPPEPVGAFLYRCDNRFFLEPLEQLQEIKEQYALLVIDRSEATLGMLRGSRIKVLKHMFSQVPSKHGKGGQSRRRFERLIEEAAHEWYKRVAGSAEDCFDPHGIEALLIGGPGATKDFFITKEYLHYELRDKILDSFDTGYTEEAGLRELVTNASGRLQEVQLVQEKVLMERFMKEVMTSRGGLATYGETQVRDALKRGAVDQLLISEELETDREKGLVREMVELAENSRSTVNLISTDTEEGAGLRNAFGGLAAILRYPLN from the coding sequence ATGGCAGGTGACAGCCTCGCGCGTTATGAATTCAGCCAGCAGCTTGAGCGACTCGGGCAGTTCAGCGGACGCGCTACAGAACTAATATCGCTCTACATTCCTCCCGAACGCAAGATTCACGAAGTCATGGCTTACCTGCGCAATGAAGCTTCGCAATCGGCCAACATCAAGTCCAAATCAACGCGCAAGAACGTCAGTGCTGCGATTGAATCGATCATGTCGCGGCTGAAAGCGTTCAAGACACCACCCGAAAACGGCATGATATTCTTCGTGGGACATATTTCCAAGGGCGCTAACCAGACCGAAATGACTCAGGAGGTTGTCATACCTCCCGAACCTGTGGGAGCGTTCCTCTACCGCTGCGATAACCGCTTCTTTCTGGAGCCGCTGGAGCAGCTACAGGAAATCAAGGAACAGTATGCATTGCTGGTGATTGACCGTTCCGAGGCGACGCTGGGAATGCTGCGCGGCTCGCGTATCAAGGTGCTGAAGCACATGTTTTCCCAGGTGCCTTCCAAGCATGGCAAGGGAGGGCAGTCACGCCGTCGTTTTGAGCGGCTTATCGAAGAGGCGGCTCATGAGTGGTATAAGCGTGTGGCTGGCAGCGCCGAAGATTGTTTTGACCCCCACGGAATTGAGGCATTGCTGATTGGTGGGCCGGGCGCGACCAAGGATTTTTTCATTACAAAAGAATATCTCCACTATGAATTGCGAGATAAAATCCTGGACAGCTTTGACACGGGCTATACAGAAGAGGCAGGGCTGCGCGAACTGGTTACCAATGCTTCCGGACGATTGCAGGAAGTACAACTGGTTCAGGAAAAGGTGTTGATGGAGCGATTCATGAAGGAAGTCATGACTTCCCGGGGTGGACTGGCGACCTACGGAGAAACACAAGTGCGCGATGCGCTCAAGCGCGGAGCAGTCGACCAGCTGTTAATTTCCGAAGAACTTGAGACCGACCGCGAAAAGGGGCTAGTGAGGGAAATGGTAGAGCTTGCCGAGAATTCGCGCAGCACCGTGAACCTCATATCCACCGACACCGAGGAGGGGGCAGGCCTGCGCAACGCCTTTGGTGGGCTGGCTGCAATCCTGAGGTATCCTCTTAACTGA
- a CDS encoding ABC transporter permease subunit has product MELKAFGSRGTGWLLRQLRLPTLNDLKGLALTALAAVLLWNYILFFLEPTTEMVIQIARSIKLPSGLESNEAYYPLETTVKYIGGTILIAFILIQNEIKHILNLEKFFSLLADTLKAINLPQASYGICAVLALYDALLAQSVLVEYLGYGTALSAFGMALTAQSGYLVNVANAWWDACQSWYRAWCNWENYITTLVGIVVFYIILLWSASADLSPRSQIPFLMIGGSILTGFLLLQNELKTLIITIVKTARNPGDAVDIWKKAWKSVIATMVAIGIFLFIFLNAVFLPDLTQNFPTVLSATMLVIVLVWWKLMALEMAKPAVAAKRAAAMAFLLAIPLILYLVLRLMVLLKTDQSWDITLEFMQAKAGFNISNWPDQIDIANASRWEFYRAGIVNAVRAVLASVLLCTILGFIVGVTRLSSNKLASGLATVYVEIFRNFPFAVLLFVISSVMGQSLPQFREEMDIMDIIFVSNQGIWVPVVQLSNFTWAIAVLIGTWLYTRYEDWNGVDDSEKGVRRRIILWFLAIVVAVAVAVSSGIDYPSYLKPSDQPGSWRMEGGFEISPAFIAIVAGLTLYTSSHVAEIVRGSIQSLPYGQVEAAIALGLNPVQRLRLVIIPQALRSMIPSLNNQYMNVWKNSSLALIVAYNDFFYVNLVIVNKVGKAVPSFLLLLVTYQVGSLLISSIMNFYNSRVTQVKI; this is encoded by the coding sequence ATGGAGCTGAAGGCGTTTGGCAGCCGCGGCACTGGGTGGTTACTGCGGCAGTTGCGGCTACCGACCCTGAATGACCTGAAAGGTCTTGCATTAACGGCTCTGGCGGCAGTGCTTCTCTGGAATTACATCCTGTTTTTCCTCGAACCTACTACCGAAATGGTAATCCAGATAGCTCGCTCTATCAAGCTTCCGAGCGGGCTGGAATCCAATGAAGCCTATTATCCTCTGGAAACCACCGTAAAATATATCGGCGGTACAATACTGATAGCTTTCATCCTGATCCAGAACGAAATAAAGCATATCCTGAATCTGGAGAAATTCTTCAGTCTGCTGGCCGATACGTTAAAAGCTATTAACCTGCCACAAGCCAGCTACGGGATTTGCGCGGTGCTAGCGCTATACGACGCACTACTGGCACAGAGCGTACTGGTCGAATATCTTGGCTATGGAACGGCACTATCTGCGTTCGGAATGGCTTTAACCGCACAATCCGGGTACTTAGTGAACGTGGCAAACGCTTGGTGGGACGCATGCCAGTCATGGTATCGTGCATGGTGCAACTGGGAGAATTATATCACTACCCTCGTTGGAATCGTGGTGTTTTATATCATCCTATTATGGTCTGCTTCTGCAGACTTGTCACCCCGGTCCCAGATTCCTTTCCTGATGATTGGTGGTTCGATACTTACAGGATTCCTGCTGTTACAGAATGAGCTCAAGACCTTGATTATAACCATCGTAAAGACAGCACGCAATCCCGGAGATGCAGTAGATATCTGGAAGAAAGCCTGGAAATCGGTAATCGCAACCATGGTTGCAATTGGCATATTCCTTTTCATATTCCTCAACGCCGTATTCCTTCCGGACCTAACCCAGAATTTCCCCACTGTGCTATCTGCAACCATGCTGGTGATAGTTCTGGTCTGGTGGAAACTGATGGCGTTGGAGATGGCAAAGCCGGCTGTCGCCGCCAAGAGGGCGGCCGCTATGGCCTTCCTCCTGGCAATTCCACTAATCCTCTACCTAGTCCTGAGATTGATGGTACTGCTCAAGACAGACCAGTCCTGGGATATTACCCTAGAATTCATGCAGGCCAAGGCGGGCTTCAACATCAGTAACTGGCCTGACCAGATTGATATCGCTAATGCAAGCCGATGGGAATTCTATCGCGCAGGCATCGTGAATGCTGTAAGGGCTGTGCTGGCAAGCGTGTTGCTCTGTACCATCCTGGGATTCATAGTAGGCGTTACGCGACTCTCCAGCAACAAGCTGGCTTCAGGCCTTGCAACGGTATATGTCGAGATATTCCGCAACTTTCCATTCGCAGTCCTGCTCTTCGTCATCAGCAGCGTGATGGGACAATCATTACCGCAATTCAGGGAAGAGATGGATATTATGGATATTATTTTTGTCAGTAATCAGGGTATCTGGGTTCCCGTAGTCCAGCTTTCAAACTTCACGTGGGCGATTGCAGTGCTGATTGGTACATGGCTCTATACTCGTTATGAAGACTGGAATGGAGTTGACGATTCCGAGAAAGGTGTCAGGCGACGAATTATCCTCTGGTTCCTGGCTATCGTCGTGGCTGTTGCTGTCGCGGTTTCGAGCGGTATTGACTATCCCAGCTACCTGAAACCATCCGATCAGCCGGGAAGCTGGCGGATGGAGGGGGGCTTCGAGATATCGCCCGCATTCATTGCTATAGTGGCCGGGCTTACTCTATACACTAGCTCACACGTAGCCGAGATAGTGCGGGGGAGCATCCAGTCACTTCCGTATGGGCAGGTTGAAGCTGCAATTGCCCTCGGGCTGAATCCTGTCCAGCGACTGCGATTGGTGATAATCCCCCAAGCTCTCCGGAGCATGATTCCTTCGCTGAACAACCAGTACATGAATGTTTGGAAAAATTCGAGTTTGGCACTCATCGTGGCCTACAACGATTTTTTCTATGTAAATCTGGTGATCGTGAACAAGGTCGGTAAGGCCGTTCCGAGCTTCCTGCTTCTGCTGGTTACCTATCAGGTCGGGAGCCTGTTAATCTCAAGTATCATGAACTTCTACAATAGCCGCGTAACGCAGGTGAAGATATGA
- a CDS encoding transporter substrate-binding domain-containing protein, whose translation MALSGCLGGDDDSGLTQEDVDAAYDEGYAKGVADTAPVSTLDTILARGSMKCGVKESQFGMGYLSEDGVRSGLDVEYCRAVAAAIGLNPDTDITYVPASSSDRFEKLASEEIDVLIRTTTWTTSRDAGLNADFAGMNFYDGQGILISENSFAAANASNSVSGLGGAKICVGTGTTTEGNLADYFTFNGITFEAINVENAEQATEKFVAGECDAFTGDMSAMVARKWILDQDTYVEGDALYAGTWIAKELLSKEPLGAATRDNDDDWNDVVAWVWYGMITAEEFGITNANYAAEATTAAADGGDPGINRLLNQNLGLGTSTNPLADTWMQAVLGAVGNYGEAYDRSFCDGDGGMNNCLIDRAGTANDLAANGGLQFAPPMR comes from the coding sequence GTGGCCCTCTCGGGTTGCCTGGGCGGTGACGACGATTCCGGCCTTACGCAGGAAGACGTCGACGCCGCTTACGACGAAGGATATGCGAAGGGCGTCGCTGACACAGCACCAGTCAGCACGCTTGACACAATCCTCGCACGCGGATCCATGAAATGTGGAGTGAAGGAATCCCAGTTCGGAATGGGTTACCTGTCTGAAGACGGTGTGAGGTCCGGTCTCGATGTCGAGTACTGCCGGGCTGTAGCAGCCGCAATCGGACTCAATCCGGACACCGACATCACGTATGTCCCCGCCAGTTCCTCGGACCGCTTCGAGAAACTAGCATCAGAGGAAATCGATGTCCTGATTCGTACCACGACCTGGACCACCAGCCGTGATGCGGGCCTGAACGCGGACTTCGCCGGAATGAACTTCTACGACGGTCAGGGTATCCTGATTAGCGAGAACTCATTCGCTGCAGCAAACGCCAGCAACTCAGTTTCTGGCCTTGGCGGAGCAAAAATCTGTGTCGGAACTGGTACTACGACTGAGGGGAACCTGGCAGACTACTTCACATTCAACGGCATTACATTCGAGGCCATAAATGTCGAGAACGCTGAACAAGCAACGGAGAAATTCGTCGCTGGCGAATGTGACGCCTTCACCGGCGACATGTCAGCCATGGTTGCACGCAAGTGGATTCTCGACCAGGACACGTATGTTGAAGGGGATGCTCTTTACGCTGGAACTTGGATAGCCAAGGAACTGCTCTCCAAGGAGCCCCTCGGCGCCGCAACCCGTGACAACGACGACGACTGGAATGACGTAGTCGCATGGGTATGGTACGGCATGATCACTGCCGAGGAATTCGGCATTACCAACGCCAACTACGCAGCTGAGGCTACCACGGCCGCCGCCGACGGTGGCGACCCCGGTATCAACAGGCTGCTGAACCAGAACCTCGGCCTTGGAACCTCCACCAACCCACTAGCTGACACCTGGATGCAAGCTGTACTCGGCGCTGTAGGTAACTACGGCGAAGCGTACGACCGGTCATTCTGTGACGGCGACGGTGGAATGAACAACTGTCTGATTGACCGCGCTGGAACTGCAAACGACCTCGCCGCCAACGGTGGCCTGCAGTTCGCGCCCCCGATGCGTTAG